A genomic window from Yarrowia lipolytica chromosome 1D, complete sequence includes:
- a CDS encoding uncharacterized protein (Compare to YALI0D10043g, similar to uniprot|Q86ZH9 Neurospora crassa 64C2. 200 putative tartrate transporter), whose protein sequence is MASSDSFEAPYKGELVVEQNSYNGYDQETLTHQQQIDQLAEKYNINQSKLMRKLDFRIIPAICFLYLLAFLDRVNISNANVYGLSRDLNLEGHQYNTALTIFFVPYILAEIPSNWLMKKLQPHKWLSGCMVLFGVVTLGMGFVKNFGQLCACRFLLGLFEAGMFPGCFYLLSMWYRREEAQKRYSFFFSSTCLAGAFGGLIASGINNMDGTQGYESWRWIFILEGTATAAIALLMYFVISDFPEDAKFLSDNERAFMKEKLAVGSVASNFERKMTLSDVKFIFSDWKIWLAGFMYFGLIVPAYGYAYFATEIVKSLGYSPIQTQFRSVPPWVAAFGFSMAMAVLSDRIRHKFTLAIVSGIICIIGFIVILTETENTSVRYGALFMIASGAYTAMPLIVCWTNLNFGGTHRRSVATAYQVAFGNIGGIIATFSYVKVDAPLYKKGLAIGVGFTALSMISCCIYMYGVYRDNQKKRTQEYVDHFNAMSDEKRHMAGELEPSFVYSY, encoded by the coding sequence aTGGCGTCCTCAGACTCTTTCGAAGCTCCATACAAGGGCGAGCTTGTCGTTGAACAAAACTCCTACAACGGCTATGACCAGGAGACTCTGACCCATCAGCAACAGATTGATCAGTTGGCGGAAAAATACAACATCAACCAGAGCAAACTGATGCGAAAGCTCGATTTCCGAATTATTCCTGCCATCTGCTTTCTCTATCTCCTGGCGTTTCTGGATCGAGTGAACATCTCCAACGCCAACGTCTACGGACTCTCTCGAGACTTGAATCTGGAAGGTCACCAGTACAACACTGCTTTGACCATCTTTTTCGTGCCCTACATTCTCGCGGAAATCCCGTCAAACTGGCTCATGAAGAAACTGCAGCCCCACAAGTGGCTGTCGGGATGCATGGTGCTGTTTGGTGTGGTCACTCTGGGCATGGGTTTTGTCAAGAACTTTGGCCAGCTGTGCGCCTGCCGTTTCCTGCTCGGTCTGTTCGAGGCAGGCATGTTTCCCGGCTGCTTCTACCTGCTCTCCATGTGGTACCGACGAGAAGAGGCCCAGAAGCGatactccttcttcttctcctccacctgtCTGGCTGGAGCCTTTGGCGGTCTGATTGCCTCGGGAATCAACAACATGGACGGTACCCAGGGCTACGAGTCGTGGCGATGGATCTTCATTCTCGAAGGAACAGCTACTGCTGCCATCGCGCTGCTCATGTACTTTGTCATCTCTGATTTTCCCGAAGACGCAAAGTTCTTGTCTGACAACGAGCGAGCCTtcatgaaggagaagctggctgTGGGCTCTGTGGCCTCCAACTTCGAGCGAAAGATGACCCTCTCTGACGTCAAgttcatcttctccgacTGGAAGATCTGGCTTGCTGGCTTCATGTACTTTGGACTTATTGTTCCTGCCTATGGATACGCCTACTTTGCCACCGAGATTGTCAAGTCGCTCGGTTACAGCCCTATCCAGACTCAGTTCCGATCTGTGCCTCCGTGGGTCGCAGCTTTCGGTTTCTCCATGGCGATGGCTGTGCTCTCTGACCGAATCAGACACAAGTTCACCTTGGCAATCGTCTCGGGTATTATTTGCATCATTGGTTTCATCGTCATTCTCACAGAAACCGAAAACACCAGCGTCCGGTACGGAGCTCTCTTCATGATTGCCTCGGGAGCATACACAGCCATGCCTCTGATTGTGTGCTGGACCAACCTCAACTTTGGAGGCACTCACCGACGATCTGTGGCCACCGCCTACCAGGTTGCCTTTGGTAACATTGGAGGTATCATCGCCACCTTCTCCTACGTCAAGGTCGACGCTCCTCTGTATAAGAAGGGTCTGGCCATTGGTGTGGGCTTCACAGCTCTGTCCATGATTTCATGCTGCATCTACATGTACGGAGTCTACCGAGACaaccagaagaagcgaaCCCAGGAGTACGTGGATCACTTCAATGCCATGTCCGATGAGAAGCGACATATGGCCGGAGAGCTCGAACCCTCCTTTGTGTATAGTTATTAG
- a CDS encoding uncharacterized protein (Compare to YALI0D10021g, similar to DEHA0B11748g Debaryomyces hansenii), with the protein MKWKMNLNWKKIKPISPKQAVRNTPDVVMGVSDGLYRILRSKHLWLNYCLIPIGTIAMLAVSYATNLLFQLKPVEFPASVMVLAVLFTGIMVTERIFGSKVSDFLMHYFNIPGRFLLKWLAVCFSGAFITLPLSEHVTVGQAWSMGLIFIIGLAFYLGLCAYMALAVDWFVKLFHKEKINDEEKQVETSFDQIEEHSGETDTATSTDLENGEPMVDNIVMNPTEADKVEEEEKLEPEVPLTVFEKSSNFVYDNFDDIFYFTLFWCGLIVYYARGYAMIMHTAMVAFVFRQVNKLPPKLKRYLSPVIVTAGICMLIILITSLIGNHHKPRDFMNDLRHFKTGRNYLYLVNNYRHWNEVNTNGMYHRLPGAGDVYSSFMDAGIIAMLVPLYEYRAELIEHWIMLIVPIGSGAIHFFCYPAICYRLWLTSEQALGFAARSATLALATPVTEGLGGNIQVTAVTGVLSGIVGVLIGDFLLEKVYRVPMDNFMVVGITYGTNSSAVAATTLLATDRRTGAIASLSFVLFGITLVVLTAIPPVANVAKHLAGK; encoded by the coding sequence ATGAAGTGGAAGATGAACCTGAACTGGAAAAAGATCAAACCCATCTCGCCAAAGCAGGCAGTACGAAACACCCCAGACGTGGTCATGGGCGTCTCGGATGGTCTATACAGAATCCTGAGATCGAAACATCTCTGGCTAAACTACTGCCTGATTCCGATCGGAACTATAGCCATGCTGGCCGTCTCTTACGCTACCAACTTGCTGTTCCAGCTCAAGCCGGTCGAATTCCCCGCATCGGTCATGGTCCTTGCGGTTCTCTTCACCGGCATCATGGTCACCGAGCGAATCTTCGGCAGCAAGGTCTCCGATTTTCTTATGCATTACTTCAACATCCCGGGCAGGTTTCTGCTCAAGTGGCTGGCTGTGTGCTTCAGTGGCGCCTTCATCACCCTCCCTCTGTCGGAACACGTGACTGTGGGACAGGCATGGTCCATGGGCCTTATTTTCATCATCGGCCTGGCCTTCTACCTGGGTCTCTGCGCTTACATGGCTCTGGCTGTGGACTGGTTTGTCAAGCTGTTCCACAAGGAGAAAATCAACGACGAAGAAAAACAGGTGGAAACGAGTTTTGACCAGATTGAAGAGCACAGTGGAGAAACAGACACGGCTACCTCCACGGACTTGGAAAACGGAGAACCCATGGTGGACAACATCGTCATGAACCCCACGGAGGCGGACaaggtggaagaggaggagaaacTTGAGCCAGAGGTACCTCTGACGGTGTTTGAGAAAAGCTCCAACTTTGTATACGACAACTTTGACGACATTTTCTATTTTACCCTCTTTTGGTGTGGACTGATTGTCTACTATGCCAGAGGATATGCCATGATCATGCACACTGCAATGGTTGCCTTTGTGTTCCGACAAGTGAACAAACTGCCTCCCAAGCTCAAGCGATACCTTTCGCCTGTTATCGTCACTGCTGGCATCTGCATGCTAATCATTCTCATCACTTCTCTGATTGGCAACCACCACAAGCCTCGAGACTTCATGAACGATCTTCGACACTTCAAAACCGGTCGAAACTACCTCTATCTCGTAAACAACTACCGACACTGGAACGAGGTCAACACTAACGGCATGTACCATCGGcttccaggagctggagacgtGTACTCTTCATTCATGGACGCCGGTATCATTGCCATGTTGGTTCcactgtacgagtacagaGCCGAACTGATTGAGCATTGGATTATGCTCATTGTCCCTATCGGATCTGGAGCCATCCACTTTTTCTGCTACCCGGCCATCTGTTACCGACTATGGCTCACTTCTGAGCAGGCCTTGGGATTTGCAGCTCGTTCAGCGACTCTAGCCTTGGCTACTCCTGTCACTGAGGGTCTCGGAGGCAACATCCAGGTCACAGCCGTTACTGGTGTGCTTTCTGGTATTGTTGGAGTGCTCATTGGAGACTTTTTGCTCGAAAAGGTGTACCGAGTTCCAATGGACAATTTCATGGTGGTAGGAATCACATATGGCACCAATTCCTCAGCTGTGGCTGCCACCACTCTTCTGGCTACCGATAGACGTACCGGAGCCATTGCATCCTTGTCTTTTGTGCTGTTTGGAATCACCCTGGTGGTTCTCACGGCTATTCCTCCAGTGGCCAATGTTGCCAAGCATCTGGCTGGAAAGTAA